From the Bacillus tuaregi genome, one window contains:
- a CDS encoding heteromeric transposase endonuclease subunit TnsA produces MPVIKHEQTTKKIAKLIADGYGQGEKENYKPFIDTIRVSSSGRVSRVKGWITNRVHHFLSDSETRLFYLYEFFGSRRIGGLNSRTLDIKEHYPLIDGLDKIIPNLDGDLIKRLTNQKSGEPIILTTTFFISLQTDDGDICHFARSVKDHRQLENKQVIERYQIMQEYWNSKNIDYGIVTNKEIPLVVAKNVEFIHPFYNLEEYGIEDEMQSFLKERLVDMIGNGEGKQLNEILNSLDIEYKLDQGTAITIYKHMLARKIVGVDMNKSISFKQPCHTVKILSKGKVDSYDTYYKHANQV; encoded by the coding sequence ATGCCAGTTATAAAACATGAACAGACAACAAAGAAAATTGCAAAATTGATAGCAGATGGATACGGGCAAGGGGAAAAGGAAAACTATAAGCCTTTTATTGATACAATACGAGTTTCGAGTAGCGGGAGAGTAAGTAGAGTAAAAGGATGGATAACAAACAGGGTACATCATTTTTTGTCTGATTCTGAGACAAGGCTGTTTTATCTATATGAATTTTTTGGTAGTAGGAGAATAGGTGGGCTGAATTCACGAACGTTGGATATCAAAGAACACTACCCATTGATAGATGGTTTAGATAAGATTATTCCTAATTTAGACGGGGATTTAATCAAACGTTTGACCAATCAAAAAAGTGGTGAACCGATTATACTCACTACGACCTTTTTTATATCATTACAAACCGATGACGGAGATATTTGTCATTTTGCCAGGTCTGTAAAGGATCACCGACAATTAGAGAATAAACAAGTGATTGAGCGATATCAAATTATGCAAGAATATTGGAATAGTAAAAACATTGATTATGGCATCGTAACTAATAAGGAAATTCCTTTGGTTGTTGCAAAGAACGTTGAATTTATTCATCCCTTTTACAATTTGGAGGAATACGGTATAGAGGATGAAATGCAATCATTTCTCAAAGAACGATTGGTAGACATGATAGGTAATGGTGAGGGTAAACAGTTAAATGAAATTTTAAACAGTCTTGATATTGAATATAAACTTGACCAAGGAACAGCGATTACAATTTATAAGCATATGTTAGCCAGAAAAATTGTTGGTGTAGACATGAACAAGTCAATTTCTTTTAAGCAACCATGCCATACAGTCAAGATTTTAAGCAAGGGTAAGGTGGATAGCTATGATACTTACTACAAACATGCTAATCAAGTATAA
- a CDS encoding tyrosine-type recombinase/integrase — translation MELHIMNQFVNYLKDEAKSENTIKSYVAHVNEYCSWFQESYGISCKKFFRENILDYKSYLLNVKKHQGKNLNGKTVNSKLSSLHSFNKFLIKVNIQEEDVISKADFVRVQVDYANPCEITKKDVEHFRQLILEKGDKRLYALVTLLAYGGLRISEALNIKLNDYSFEGKELMVKGKGGKQRIVYLNSKIINAFKEYLKVRDYDSEYLFASRESDKVDRSVINKHFKKYSSKITPHMLRHYYCTAALESGYSIHEVANQAGHRDLKTSLIYTNPSREEMKRKAELL, via the coding sequence ATGGAACTACATATCATGAATCAATTTGTGAATTATCTAAAAGACGAGGCCAAATCTGAAAATACAATAAAATCTTATGTTGCTCATGTAAATGAATACTGTTCATGGTTTCAAGAATCATATGGAATTTCCTGTAAGAAATTCTTTAGAGAAAACATTTTGGACTACAAGTCCTATTTATTGAATGTCAAAAAACATCAAGGCAAGAACTTAAATGGTAAAACCGTAAATAGCAAGTTAAGTTCATTACATAGCTTTAATAAATTCTTGATAAAGGTAAACATTCAAGAGGAAGACGTGATTTCTAAAGCAGATTTTGTAAGGGTTCAAGTAGATTATGCAAACCCATGTGAAATTACAAAAAAGGATGTTGAGCATTTTAGGCAACTGATACTTGAAAAAGGCGACAAGCGGTTATATGCTCTGGTTACTTTATTGGCTTACGGTGGTTTAAGAATCTCGGAAGCATTAAATATAAAGTTGAATGATTACAGTTTTGAGGGCAAAGAGTTAATGGTGAAGGGTAAAGGCGGTAAGCAACGAATTGTCTATTTAAACAGCAAGATCATAAATGCCTTCAAGGAGTATCTCAAAGTACGAGATTACGATAGTGAATACTTATTTGCATCGAGAGAAAGTGACAAGGTAGACAGAAGTGTTATTAATAAGCACTTTAAAAAGTATAGTAGTAAGATTACTCCCCATATGCTAAGACATTATTACTGTACTGCGGCCTTAGAATCGGGCTATTCAATCCATGAAGTTGCTAATCAAGCGGGACATAGGGATTTAAAAACAAGTTTGATCTACACGAATCCAAGTAGGGAAGAGATGAAAAGAAAGGCTGAATTACTTTAA
- a CDS encoding four helix bundle protein: MQMNDKLYLPDYHNLIVYQKAMNLVDSIKVLREKQPLIEQQRLWKLATSIPIRIAYGNSQLYENQKNYSMKMALNSARQVNELLRLATNEGVIDRKDSQQLTEKVVEVCKMISGMIKKGQAITSDGGGNDNDD, encoded by the coding sequence ATGCAAATGAATGATAAGTTATATTTGCCAGATTATCATAATTTGATAGTTTATCAGAAGGCAATGAATTTAGTTGATTCAATTAAAGTGCTGAGAGAAAAGCAACCGCTAATAGAGCAACAAAGACTTTGGAAATTAGCGACATCAATTCCCATAAGAATTGCCTATGGGAATAGTCAGTTGTATGAAAATCAGAAAAATTATTCTATGAAAATGGCATTGAACTCAGCAAGGCAAGTTAATGAGTTGCTAAGATTGGCTACAAATGAAGGAGTCATAGATCGAAAGGATTCTCAACAATTGACTGAAAAGGTTGTAGAAGTATGCAAGATGATTTCAGGAATGATAAAAAAAGGGCAAGCAATTACAAGTGATGGAGGAGGAAATGATAATGATGATTAA
- a CDS encoding four helix bundle protein, with amino-acid sequence MEQLKDLYLRDVRRTTVYEKALQLVVEVKEFTKTLPWEEKDVIKNQIWKSITSVLANLSEGNGQMYSKKDLQFLNIALGSAAETQTWFEISYRCGYLDELAFKNFDERLVEIRRMIIGMMKKVINS; translated from the coding sequence ATGGAACAACTGAAAGACTTATACTTGCGAGATGTAAGGAGAACTACTGTTTATGAGAAAGCATTGCAATTGGTGGTAGAGGTTAAGGAGTTTACTAAGACACTACCATGGGAGGAAAAGGATGTAATTAAGAATCAGATATGGAAATCAATAACATCTGTGTTGGCTAATTTGAGTGAAGGAAATGGGCAGATGTATTCTAAAAAAGACCTACAGTTTTTAAATATTGCTCTTGGGTCAGCGGCCGAGACGCAAACTTGGTTTGAAATAAGCTATAGATGCGGATATTTAGATGAATTGGCATTTAAAAACTTTGACGAAAGGCTTGTTGAAATCCGTAGAATGATTATTGGAATGATGAAAAAAGTAATAAACTCCTAA
- a CDS encoding helix-turn-helix domain-containing protein has protein sequence MIEQDGMFSDIVKRERNRQQLTLKELSEKTDGKINPSYINRIEGNKQSNPSFEIVCELCEALNLNINEVFKSFGYSSLIRDYDQDAVFSIDDVIHLHKIKLPIDSECQGEFSENERLINKEEQEQLIKMIYGIFEYGLAKETDCMDKLVSIFKQLYVFREMQQKSQFRVNTFDVQEMDITYTIEFDQSVKKHISNLKDWEEALMDAIYNYGGMLRDLPSGILTLPIDYQDWIVQKNKNVITVLFKKSDIISL, from the coding sequence ATGATTGAACAAGATGGAATGTTTAGCGATATTGTTAAACGAGAGCGAAATAGGCAACAATTAACATTAAAAGAGCTATCAGAAAAAACGGATGGTAAAATTAACCCTTCGTATATCAATCGAATTGAAGGTAATAAGCAAAGTAATCCGAGCTTTGAAATAGTGTGTGAATTATGTGAAGCCCTAAATCTTAATATAAATGAAGTCTTTAAATCATTTGGCTATAGTTCGCTTATTAGGGACTACGATCAGGATGCAGTATTTTCCATTGATGATGTGATACATTTACATAAGATTAAACTTCCAATTGACTCAGAGTGTCAAGGTGAGTTTTCGGAAAATGAAAGACTTATAAATAAGGAAGAGCAAGAACAATTAATCAAAATGATCTATGGAATTTTTGAATATGGTTTGGCAAAGGAAACGGACTGTATGGATAAGCTGGTTTCCATATTCAAACAATTATATGTGTTTCGGGAAATGCAACAAAAAAGTCAATTTCGAGTTAATACGTTCGATGTCCAGGAAATGGATATAACATATACAATTGAATTTGATCAGAGTGTAAAGAAGCATATTTCTAATCTGAAAGATTGGGAAGAAGCATTAATGGATGCGATTTATAATTATGGTGGAATGCTACGTGACCTTCCAAGCGGTATTTTAACATTACCTATTGATTACCAAGATTGGATTGTTCAGAAAAATAAAAATGTCATAACAGTCCTATTTAAGAAATCAGATATAATCTCGTTATAA